In Chroicocephalus ridibundus chromosome 4, bChrRid1.1, whole genome shotgun sequence, one genomic interval encodes:
- the LOC134515223 gene encoding potassium channel subfamily K member 16-like isoform X3, with protein sequence MCSGKLQTGLLVAGYFVYLLVGAAVFQVLERTAEKQEKMAAAQMKEAFLQNFTHLTVAEMEQFMKNLTEAIQNGVYPVGNESQIEDSSWDFSNSFFFAGTVVSTIGYGTLRPKTAGGQIFCVFFALFGIPLNIVFLHRVGKMLSLLCKKLGEFLHEKGMRKKKIKFLTLLFFLATGILVFLCLPSVFFQITEGWSYSEGIYFAFITLSTIGFGDYVVGKQPGRNYFSYYRMLVAIWILFGLAWIALLFNLLTTVLEDTEKIIVKDLYQIGKQNYCHNM encoded by the exons ATGTGCAGTGGCAAGCTGCAGACGGGCTTGCTGGTGGCCGGCTACTTTGTCTACCTGTTGGTGGGTGCTGCTGTGTTCCAGGTGCTGGAGAGGACTGCtgagaagcaggagaaaatggCTGCTGCCCAGATGAAGGAGGCTTTTCTGCAGAACTTCACTCACCTCACGGTGGCAGAGATGGAGCAGTTTATGAAG AACCTAACCGAAGCCATTCAGAATGGAGTATACCCTGTTGGAAATGAATCACAGATTGAAGACAGCAGCTGGGATTTCAGTAACTCCTTCTTCTTTGCAGGCACAGTCGTCTCCACAATAG GCTATGGCACACTACGTCCTAAAACTGCTGGGGGCCAGATCTTCTGTGTCTTCTTTGCTCTGTTTGGAATCCCTCTGAATATTGTTTTTCTGCACCGTGTCGGTAAGATGCTCTCCCTGCTATGTAAAAAGCTGGGGGAATTCCTGCACgaaaaaggaatgagaaag aagaagaTCAAATTTCTGACCCTTTTGTTCTTCCTGGCAACAGGGATCttagtttttctgtgtttgccaTCAGTCTTCTTCCAGATAACAGAGGGCTGGTCCTACAGTGAAGGaatttactttgcatttatcACCCTCAGCACCATTGGCTTTGGAGACTATGTAGTAG GTAAACAGCCTGGCAGGAATTACTTTTCCTACTACCGAATGCTGGTGGCCATTTGGATTCTTTTTGGTCTTGCCTGGATTGCTCTCCTATTTAATTTATTGACGACAGTACTCGaagatactgaaaaaataatCGTCAAGGATCTCTATCAAATTGGAAAG CAAAACTATTGCCATAACATGTGA
- the LOC134515223 gene encoding potassium channel subfamily K member 16-like isoform X2, which produces MCSGKLQTGLLVAGYFVYLLVGAAVFQVLERTAEKQEKMAAAQMKEAFLQNFTHLTVAEMEQFMKNLTEAIQNGVYPVGNESQIEDSSWDFSNSFFFAGTVVSTIGYGTLRPKTAGGQIFCVFFALFGIPLNIVFLHRVGKMLSLLCKKLGEFLHEKGMRKKKIKFLTLLFFLATGILVFLCLPSVFFQITEGWSYSEGIYFAFITLSTIGFGDYVVGKQPGRNYFSYYRMLVAIWILFGLAWIALLFNLLTTVLEDTEKIIVKDLYQIGKTSSCWWDEECMQQSSLQSQKCFGSS; this is translated from the exons ATGTGCAGTGGCAAGCTGCAGACGGGCTTGCTGGTGGCCGGCTACTTTGTCTACCTGTTGGTGGGTGCTGCTGTGTTCCAGGTGCTGGAGAGGACTGCtgagaagcaggagaaaatggCTGCTGCCCAGATGAAGGAGGCTTTTCTGCAGAACTTCACTCACCTCACGGTGGCAGAGATGGAGCAGTTTATGAAG AACCTAACCGAAGCCATTCAGAATGGAGTATACCCTGTTGGAAATGAATCACAGATTGAAGACAGCAGCTGGGATTTCAGTAACTCCTTCTTCTTTGCAGGCACAGTCGTCTCCACAATAG GCTATGGCACACTACGTCCTAAAACTGCTGGGGGCCAGATCTTCTGTGTCTTCTTTGCTCTGTTTGGAATCCCTCTGAATATTGTTTTTCTGCACCGTGTCGGTAAGATGCTCTCCCTGCTATGTAAAAAGCTGGGGGAATTCCTGCACgaaaaaggaatgagaaag aagaagaTCAAATTTCTGACCCTTTTGTTCTTCCTGGCAACAGGGATCttagtttttctgtgtttgccaTCAGTCTTCTTCCAGATAACAGAGGGCTGGTCCTACAGTGAAGGaatttactttgcatttatcACCCTCAGCACCATTGGCTTTGGAGACTATGTAGTAG GTAAACAGCCTGGCAGGAATTACTTTTCCTACTACCGAATGCTGGTGGCCATTTGGATTCTTTTTGGTCTTGCCTGGATTGCTCTCCTATTTAATTTATTGACGACAGTACTCGaagatactgaaaaaataatCGTCAAGGATCTCTATCAAATTGGAAAG ACCTCAAGTTGCTGGTGGGATGAAGAATGCATGCAGCAGAGCTCACTACAGTCCCAGAAATGCTTCGGCAGCTCCTAG
- the LOC134515223 gene encoding potassium channel subfamily K member 16-like isoform X1, with product MCSGKLQTGLLVAGYFVYLLVGAAVFQVLERTAEKQEKMAAAQMKEAFLQNFTHLTVAEMEQFMKNLTEAIQNGVYPVGNESQIEDSSWDFSNSFFFAGTVVSTIGYGTLRPKTAGGQIFCVFFALFGIPLNIVFLHRVGKMLSLLCKKLGEFLHEKGMRKKKIKFLTLLFFLATGILVFLCLPSVFFQITEGWSYSEGIYFAFITLSTIGFGDYVVGKQPGRNYFSYYRMLVAIWILFGLAWIALLFNLLTTVLEDTEKIIVKDLYQIGKVSKDNEASQQTRCWPDQFIPEELQPPCAEGDAQKTESLPADSEHRENEKNAFSYSKTIAITCED from the exons ATGTGCAGTGGCAAGCTGCAGACGGGCTTGCTGGTGGCCGGCTACTTTGTCTACCTGTTGGTGGGTGCTGCTGTGTTCCAGGTGCTGGAGAGGACTGCtgagaagcaggagaaaatggCTGCTGCCCAGATGAAGGAGGCTTTTCTGCAGAACTTCACTCACCTCACGGTGGCAGAGATGGAGCAGTTTATGAAG AACCTAACCGAAGCCATTCAGAATGGAGTATACCCTGTTGGAAATGAATCACAGATTGAAGACAGCAGCTGGGATTTCAGTAACTCCTTCTTCTTTGCAGGCACAGTCGTCTCCACAATAG GCTATGGCACACTACGTCCTAAAACTGCTGGGGGCCAGATCTTCTGTGTCTTCTTTGCTCTGTTTGGAATCCCTCTGAATATTGTTTTTCTGCACCGTGTCGGTAAGATGCTCTCCCTGCTATGTAAAAAGCTGGGGGAATTCCTGCACgaaaaaggaatgagaaag aagaagaTCAAATTTCTGACCCTTTTGTTCTTCCTGGCAACAGGGATCttagtttttctgtgtttgccaTCAGTCTTCTTCCAGATAACAGAGGGCTGGTCCTACAGTGAAGGaatttactttgcatttatcACCCTCAGCACCATTGGCTTTGGAGACTATGTAGTAG GTAAACAGCCTGGCAGGAATTACTTTTCCTACTACCGAATGCTGGTGGCCATTTGGATTCTTTTTGGTCTTGCCTGGATTGCTCTCCTATTTAATTTATTGACGACAGTACTCGaagatactgaaaaaataatCGTCAAGGATCTCTATCAAATTGGAAAGGTCAGTAAGGACAATGAAGCAAGCCAACAAACAAGGTGCTGGCCTGATCAATTTATTCCAGAAGAACTACAACCACCATGTGCTGAAGGGGATGCACAGAAAACTGAGTCCTTACCAGCAGATTctgaacacagagaaaatgaaaaaaatgctttttcttataGCAAAACTATTGCCATAACATGTGAGGATTGA